The genomic window TGCGGGCAAAATGTTCCGAGTCTGGGGCAAGCGCTATGGCCAGCAACTTCGTACTCTCAAAGTGTTATTGCTATTCACCCTATTTTGAGAGAAAACGCCATGAGTGTGACTTACCACGACAGCAACGCCCGCATGAGCCAGATTGCCGTTCACAACGGCACGGTTTACCTGGCAGGCCAGGTGCCCACGGACGCCTCAGCGGATATGCAGGGCCAGACCGAGCAGGTACTGGCACGTATTGATCACCTGCTGGCCCAGGCCGGTACCTCCAAAGAGCACCTCGTCTCCGCGCAGATCTGGGTCACCAGTATGGATGAGTTTACTCATATGAACGCCGCCTGGGATGCCTGGGTAGTGCCGGGGCGCCCGCCCGTGCGTGCGGCAGTGGAAGCCAAGCTCGCCAAGCCGGAATGGAAAGTGGAAATCATGGTTATCGCCGCATTGCCGGAGGCGTGATATGCAGGTCATCTCTGCTGCCGATGTTGAACGTCATCTGGGTTGGGAAGGGCTGATCCAGCGCCTGAAATCCACCTTTGTGGACGGCGTTGAATCGCCACCGCGTCATCACCACGCCATGCATCGCCCAGATGGTGAAGCCACCATGTTGCTGATGCCCGCCTGGGAAGAAGCTGGCTACATTGGCGTCAAGATCGTCAATGCCTTTCCGCAGAATGCCGATCACGGTATCCCGGCGATTTCCGGCCTTTACCTGTTAAGCGAAGGCAAGCACGGCCAACCGCTGGCCTGCATTGATGGCAGCGAGTTGACCCGCCGCCGCACCGCGGCGGCCTCGGCCCTGGCGGCCGATGTGCTGGCCAAGCCAGAGGCTGACACCCTGCTGGTCGTCGGCACCGGCAAGCTGGCGCCCATGGTGATTGAAGCTCACGCCAGCGTGCGCCCGATCAAACGGGTGCTGGTATGGGGGCGCAGCAAGGCCAAGGCGGATGCAGTGGCTGCCGAGTATGCCGACCGTTTCATCACCGAAGGCGTCACTGATCTGGCCTCAGCGGTGGGTGAGGCCGATATCGTCAGTTGCGTCACGCTCTCTACTGAGCCGCTGATCAAGGGCGAGTGGCTGACCCCAGGCACCCATCTGGATCTGATTGGCGCCTTCCGCCCGACCATGCGCGAAACCGATGGCGAATGCCTGCGCCGCGCCGATGTCTTCGTCGATACCTATGCGGGCGCCAAGGGCGAGGCCGGGGATATTCACCAGGCAATCGAAGAAGGCTGTTTCGCGTTTGATGATATCAAAGGCGACCTGGCCGAAGTGCTTAAAGGCGACAAGCCCGGACGTACTCGCGATGAAGCGATAACGCTGTTCAAGTCAGTCGGCGCCTCGCTTGAAGACCTGGCCGCCGCTATTGAAACCTGGGAAAACATGGCTAACGCCTGACAGGGTGAACGATTGATGAAATGCTTTTACCATCCGGATCAGGCGCAGCATGCGCCGCCCACCTTTTTGTTGCGTGGCCAGCCGGCGCCTTCCCCGGAAGGGCCGGTGCGCGCTGAATTGCTTAGCGAAGGGCTGGCGGCAGCAGGTTTGAGCCTGACGGCCCCGACAGAAACTGACTCCCCGACCCTGCGCAAACGTCTGGAGCAGATTCACACCCCGCGCTATTTGCAGTTTCTGGAAACTATCCATGAGCGCTGGCATGCCATGCCGGGGGCGTCTGAGCTGGTCGCGCCCAACGTTCACCCCTGTGGCGGTGCGCGCCATTATCCGCGCCACCCCACCGGGCAGGCAGGCTGGCATCTACACGATATGGCCTGCCCGCTGAGTGCTACCAGCTTTCAGGGGGCGCTCGCGTCGGCATCAACGGCGGTTGCTGCTGCCGAAGATGTGCTGCGTGGAGCTGCCCGTTCCTATGCCTTGTGCCGCCCTCCTGGCCA from Halomonas sp. CH40 includes these protein-coding regions:
- a CDS encoding RidA family protein — protein: MSVTYHDSNARMSQIAVHNGTVYLAGQVPTDASADMQGQTEQVLARIDHLLAQAGTSKEHLVSAQIWVTSMDEFTHMNAAWDAWVVPGRPPVRAAVEAKLAKPEWKVEIMVIAALPEA
- a CDS encoding ornithine cyclodeaminase family protein, translating into MQVISAADVERHLGWEGLIQRLKSTFVDGVESPPRHHHAMHRPDGEATMLLMPAWEEAGYIGVKIVNAFPQNADHGIPAISGLYLLSEGKHGQPLACIDGSELTRRRTAAASALAADVLAKPEADTLLVVGTGKLAPMVIEAHASVRPIKRVLVWGRSKAKADAVAAEYADRFITEGVTDLASAVGEADIVSCVTLSTEPLIKGEWLTPGTHLDLIGAFRPTMRETDGECLRRADVFVDTYAGAKGEAGDIHQAIEEGCFAFDDIKGDLAEVLKGDKPGRTRDEAITLFKSVGASLEDLAAAIETWENMANA